The window TTTTTAATTCGATATACTTTTCCATGTTAATATTGATGCTGGAACGAAGTCGGGTTATGTTATAGTGGATGGAGAAAAGCTTCCCAAACAAGTCTTTATTTGTTTTTAGAATAAATTAtggatattaattatttaattattagataagtaatttgatatatttaattaaattatttaatataaaatatattagatatCTTTATATGCATAACACCATACAAGGTGCGTTTATTTAATGGACGTGTCTACCCAAGACATAAGTACATTGGTATATATTTGCTATTTGATTGTGAGACAAAATCTTGACAGTTACAAAAAACGTAAagatacataaatatttttattttaaatttataaggtgaaaactcaagtgcagtcgatttcacgtgaagttgatagttgagagccgttaaataaaaatttagttaaatcagtcaaattatctaactactctcaactatcaattttacTTAAAGTCGATTGCACCTGAATTTCTACCAATTTATAAATCCaaaattatgtttaaattatgtttagattcttcttctttttcctttttttttccgcTAACACTCAAAGCACAATGAGTTTAACCTCTTTTTTCCTTGTTAGTCAGGCTATCACGGTCTCTCCTCCCTTGCCATTAGGCCACCGTCGCCTCTCTTCTCGGTGTGCCCTCAGACCACTGTTGCCTCTCCTATTTTCTTGTTACTAGCCTATTACCATCTCCTTTTTTGCTTCCCTTCCACTTAAATCAATGTCGCTTCTCCTTATATTAAATTTGTTGgattaaatttgttatttagttttaaattgttAACATAATTGTTTAGTTGAGataataattaattgttaatgGTAGTAACTTAGTTAAGATGATGACTGTAAAATGATAGTACTCTGATTaagaataatattaatattttaataaaattgtgatttatgtgttttattttgtatttatatatcaaacaagttaaaaaatatatcttattatttttatgtatttatatatcttAATATTTTCATGTGAAGGGATGCTCAAAACAAACGCAGCCATACTTAATGGCAGGTAAAGCAACTTATAAAGCCAAATGAGGAGTTGATTGTGTTGATCTTCaattatatacaaataaaaataatacaacctCATTAATTTCTTATTGACCATTGATCTTtaaatataaagaaaatattaggaaacaataattttaatatacaatgtgtacaatagataacatagaaaaattaaattgtaattaataactagatttttgattaattttaaattttaaattttaaaaaattaagattaacAATTAAACCTTTAAATACGTACAGTTACTCAACATCTCATTAAAATTTCACACCCATTGGTATCTGACGTTGACGCCGCAGCGATTCCCGGCCGACCGTTATGCCGCTGCCGCGTGGTTCTGGCCGACCAAAACCGCACGTGGTCTCTCCGTTGGCGTATCGGATCCCTCGGCAGGTCCTTCCTTTCTTCCCCGTCGCCGCGGCCACTTTCGGTTATCGCGCAACTAGCAACTGTTCAACACTGTACTCCCTGAATCCTGGCAGCCGCGCTCAGATTCAACTCGCACCCAATGGCCTTTGTGAACGTTCCGTTACCCTTAGAAAGTAACAGAACTTCGTCGTTGACTTTCAGGAGGTCTTTTTTCCACACCTTCATCACGAATGCATCACACGCGATTCTGTCCACGCCTTTCGCCTTCAGCTCTGTTGACTGTTGGACGTGCTTCTGCAAGCAGGTTGGTGTGAAGGGCTCCTGGGACGGCAAAAATGATGGCTTTTTTGCCCTTCGTTAGGTCGGAAATGATGATGGTTTGAACTTCGCCGGCGTCATCTAGGTAGGAGAAGGTCGCTTCTGAAAAATTTGAGATAGATCTAAACCCAACAAACAATCATCCAGATATCTATTAAAATAAACATCCGACTACCTAATGAAATGAACATCTAGtatttgttaattatatatactTAAACTAACCATCCTCGTAAGAATTACAATAACCATTTGCCAACCTATTGAACTGAACATCTATCAATGGACATGGATGCGACTGTGGGACtacgaaattaaaatttaaaatttaaaattggggaatttaaaatttaaatttaaaatttaatgattattttattgtatattttgaaaaatttggtaataggtagaaaatagttaaaatttgaaaatgaagataaaaattttttgttattaaaatttaggagattttttttttaatctacgGTAGACCAATAAATCAACTCATTGTATACATTGTCTCTCATAAATATAATAGCGACGTGAGTCATACATGAGACAAAAACAATATATATTAGAGTAGTAGGCAACTTGCTAGAGATTTCTTTCAGTACCACGCGGCGGCTGAGTGGCACTTCTAGTCTAGTGCTAATTCATGGTGACAAATGTATATATGTTTGGCACTGCCACATTCTTGCAATATAATTATTCAAAGGCTAAAATGATTATGTTTATGGTTATCGGTGCCAAGCTCTCCATCATTCTGCTTTATTGCTTTTAATTAGTAATCACTTTCTATCTATTTCCTTCTCTAATTTCCAGTTGCACAAACGTCCTTTCTATCAACATGTTTTTGCCAATCACATGATCGATCTTATCTGTACTTATTCATAGTTAAAGACTCATATGTGACCTAATTATCTCACATCCATGCATTATTTATGATAAAAACTTCCTCTTGAAATGTTTTGAATACCACAATCatcatttctctttttctttttccaaatatgCCAAAAGTAGGGATAAGTCATTGTACTAATTAAAGTTGTGTTTTACTCCTATACATGTGCCTTGGTTACATTCTTcaatgattttgaatacttttcattatttaaaagaaaataattttttattgttgaagAAGATACTCAATTATGTAAATACATGAAGTGAATTTTGGTTCTGAAGAAGTTACAGGTTGGAGATGTGTGCCTTTTGGTGCATATCAAGTGACAAGAAACACTTTAGGCCtttagtatataattaaataGTGATTAGTGGTAGAGTGACAGGGCAATGCAAGTGGCCATGAATTTCCAAGCCCAAATCAAATCACTGTGATAATGTGTCTAGTTTTGTTAGTCAAGGCAAGATTTTCAGTGGTGGTGAGTTGGTGACTGCCACAACATACAACCACTTAATTAGAAGGATTTGGACTACCGCCCACTGATTTTATTATTAGAACATGTGACTGAAGTCTGAACCCTTCATTGACACCAAATGGCAGAGAATGTACTATATACATTAGTACCGTGTTGTTGTAGCCAAGTATTTCCATTTGCCATAACAAGTTAGAACTAGATATATACACATCAAGTATGCTTGGCTTGTGTGTGTTGATTGCAGTCAATGGCATTCTTCAGGAGACAAGATAAGAATTTGTTCATCGAATCCATTCACAAAAGAGATGATTAATCATCAGGGAAATCAGAAAAACCATTTGATACTGTGCATGGAATTCTTGCACAGttcaaatttagaattcacaatatgTTGATCACTACAGTAACAACAAGGATACAGCATCATATATGtaacttgtactttattttcatTCACATCCAGCAAagcttatttataatatatatctgAATTCATAAGTAACCTTATACATACTAATTTCTTATAACTCAACAATTTCACTACTATCCGTAGTAGCAGAAACAATTTCTAATCCCCTGGCAAGCATGTCAGAATGATCAATAGACTCATGCTTCTCTTCCCATACATTGGTCATGCTGTTGTAAACTTGAAGCATTGTTGGCCTATCATCTGGAAAAGGCTGAATACACTCACAAGCAACTTTGACAAGAGTAAACACTtcattttcaaatcctttcccaATAAGAGACTTGTCAATTGCATCATAAATAGTTGAAGGGTCAACAGATAAGTCAGCAGTGTTAGATAAACACACCAATTCCTCCAATGTTTTTCCGGTGACCAGCTCAAGAAGCACACTACCAAGATCAAAAACATCCTTCTTGCCATCCTCTACATAAAATGCCATGCCTAGATCATCATGCTTGTTGGGGTTCATAAACTTAGCCTCTCCAAAATTTGATAGTTTTGGTTCAAAACTCTCATCAAGCAAGACACACTCAGAAGATACATTAAGATGGACAACATGCCAATTGCAAGTGTTATGAAGCCAAGATAAGGCTCTAGCCATACCAAGTGCAATCTTGATCCTCTGTGGCCATGTCAATATCAGAGCCTCAGATTCCACAGGATGCAACCATTTGGAAAGTCTTCCATTTGATGTATATTGGTACACCAGAATCCTTTCCTTATTATCCACACAGAATCCAAGCAGAGGAACTATGTTTCTGTGTTGAAGCTTCCCAAGAATCCTTATCTCTAAAAGAACTTCTCTCTCAAACAGTTGAGAATCTGATAGCCTCTTAACAGCAAGGTGCCAACCATTAGCTAGTACTCCCTCATACATTATTCCCATTTTTCCCACCCCTATGGCATTGTCAATAGAAAAGCTTTCGGTAGCATCATTGAGTTCTTCTAAGTTCATAGTGGATGTCAATCTTTCCACTAGTACCGCTATCTGTGGATTCAACTCAAAACAGTCATGATTTTTCTATGAAAAGTGATGAAGACTAAGTTCCATTCATTTCTTTGGATACTATAAAACAGGACAAGACAGAACCGAACACATTTATTTTGGCAACCCATTACATTCCATATTCTTATAACATGGCAAGATGAGACAAAGGGGGTGGTTGAGGGAGTACCTGTTGGGTTCCATTGTGTTGCAAGTGCAGAGGTAGCAGTTGGCGTATGTGATAAACAAGCGGTCGCATCTTCCACCTTATGAGGGAACAAACATATTTCAATGTATCTGGGTGGTTGAATTTGGCGGGCTTCATGTGTTTCCTAGTCCTAGAAGAAGAACGGAAGCACATAGTGCGCACAACAACACAAACGATGAAggagaaaacaaaagcaaggagGAGGGCAACCTTAAATGTTAGGTGCAGGTGCAGGTGGAGGTGCTTGTGCGAGGAGCACGGTAACAAAGAAGGCCCTCCACAAAGCCCTCTATTATTACCATAGCTAACACTTCGACCACTTGGGAAGTTAGGTACTGGTCCTGACAACTCATTATTGGTCAAAGACAGTGTCTTAAGCCTGCGGAGACTCGCAAATTCTGGTGGGATTCCACCACTGAGCTTGTTGTCATCAAGCTTGAGATAATTCAGGAAAGTGCAGTTAGCCAAAGATGGTGGAATCTCTCCGCTGAACATGTTACTTGAGAGATCAAGGGTGGTAGCATAAGTGAGGATTGATGATATATCAGAAGGGATGTGTCCCGATAAGTGGTTTATAGAAAGGTCCAAGCCAGTCAAAGATGAACAATTCCGAATGCCCCGCGGGAACTCCCCCTTGAGACCCATGTTCGATAGTTTCAGATTGAGCACTCTATTTTCATCGGGATGCCAGCAATCAACACCAGTAAATCTACATATGAAACCTTCGGTGTAGTTGCTGAAGTCCCAGGATTGTAAGTAGTTATCTGGATCTTCCAAGGACTCCTTGATGGATTTCAAACAGAATATATCTGTGAGAGTAGCATGGCCTGGTGTGAAAACGGTGGCGAGCAAGAAACACAAGAAGGCTTGGATGATGTACAGGAGAATAATACCCATTCTTTTATTGATATCTTGGTGACTGTCTCTATGTAATGGAATGTAGGATTAATTGATGAGAAAGTTCTTCACAAGGGAACTCACATGATTACATCAAGTTTCCTACCTCATTGCTTGGACTTGGAGCCAAAAAGAAAAATACACTTCTGGTTGACTCTTGAGTCTTGACCAAGATACATATTCCATCCTAGCAACGCAAACGGACCTAAATTCGCCGGACTGACCCGCGTAACCCGCGTAACCCGTCAAAAAAGGCGGGTTGGCCTGGAAAATTGGAATTATCAAATAGTAAAAATCTGCCTAACTCGCACCGCTTAAATCGCGGACTTTAGCAGGCTTTGGCGAGGCGGGGCGAGCTTTCTCGCTGGACTTAGTATTCTTTTGGCAAgaggtatttttataatttttttttgccaaaacccaacttacaagagaatgaggatgaaaattgaatgttttggattatgtttattttgttttagaaacaatatttataattacaaagactttaatgtttgtgaatataaaaattataatttgtttatatttttaaaaattataatagttaaaagtaaaaaacataagagatttttttatgcatttatatatattatttaatagttaaaagtaaaaaaaaaaagagagagagaggatatttggcgggcttagcccgccagtccgccagcccgccgttaggcggggcgggctggGATTCTGGAACcacctcactaggcggggcggggcgggccagcccgccaaAGAGCAGGCTTCTCGTGGGACGGGAcaggcttccccgcttgccactaTATgttttctcattgtatcttccaaTAATGCTTCTTTCTAGCTCCAACTGTCTCATAAGCTGATAAGCGGCCCACAATCGTCTTTCcttctaaattaaaataaaagtgacttttaataaatataaaaggataaaatatactttttatttcTTGAAATtaggcaaaaattttaaaaatattcttaagtttTAGCTGTTGGGGGTATATTTcatgtaaataaaaatattttaggacaaaatcaaaataaaataaaacttatgaatatttttaaaatttttgtcaaacttcaaaaacaaaaaatatgctTTACCCAATATAAAAAGTAATGCCACTATACTATcgacaaaatttattattatttgtctattaaattttaaattttaatatttaaattataaattctaataatataaaaattaaagtgttAGTTTAAAGtttgattaatattaataaaaaatataaattttgtattataaaCTTGTTTGGGTATTATTAAattgatagaaaaaaaattttgaataaaaaaatactttttcttttttttaatgtgttttacaaaattttagtactaaaagtaaaaaaactagaataaagcattttttttaaaagttataatttataatttttaaaaagattcttTTTTTACTTGAAAGAAAGATAtgtttaacataataaataaattaaaaatatatttttatattattatatccaaacataattattagataaaaaatatttttatatgaaatatctaaatataaaattatttttattttcaaaaaaaatctttaaaaaaataaattttttagtgtCTATAAAAATTATGCCTAATTTGTCTAAAAATAGAGATAAAATAAGGTGAGACCCACCTTTTATGTTTGAATTATATGAGTGAAATATAAGCAGTTAAGCACTATAAAAGATACCTTTAAAAAAatcacttgaaaaaaaaaatcttttttataaaaatttatctaaataaGCTCTATTTcccaaataataaaaattacaaaaattatgtTTAGTAgacaattttaacatttaaaataattttagtaaatataaatacttattaataataaatttatattaaattgttTAGCATTCAAAaacacaaattaattttaaaaactatgtTCACAACCATTTTAAAAGGCTTCTTAACTTTTGAATGAGCTTCTTTTTTTTCCAATAAATTGATAGCTACAGCAAATAGCCCAACAGCGGAATAAGTCCACACGCGCAATTGATATATTTATGTCAGTCAAATTGTTAATGTCCCAGAGTCTCACATTGTTTGATATATAATTGATATTAATTAACTAACAGAAAATGGTGCGAAATATTGAGCGCTATTAACTAATAGaagtagtcaccaaaaaaaaactaatagaagagatattttttaaatgCAATATACAAGAAGGATAGAATATATTTAGCTCTAAATATACTGTTACATTTTTGCGCTCTAGTTATACCCGCTTCATTCTGTAGCGTTAGtggtttaattaattttctattagCATGGTTAAGAAAGTTATCAAATGCTATAGATTTCGATATGATTGTACTCCGTACTCaaagagaatgagagaaggagaaaGCGGGGGCGAGCGGTTGAGGGTGAAACAGGGTGAGAAAGATGGTCATGCCatcggaagagataagggggagagcgtGGGTGGGTGTGTATCCGGTGTTAAGGAGGATTCTTCTCGAGAGGGGTTAGGAAAGCCATCCAAGGTTTCTTTTAGAGATAAAGTCATTGGTGCAGAAAAGTCCAAGGCCTTTGCATTAGTAGGGTCTTTATCTGGGGATGGTATCGCGACGGTGACAGGTAAGCAGGGTGATTCTCGTCCACCAAGTGTCAGTTTTACCAAGGAGGCAAAGAGCTGTCTAGCTGAACCTTATAAGGAAGCCATCGTGACCAAGGTGCTGGATAAGTATTATGGCTACACGGCTCTCATGCATAAGCTCCGGATAGTATGGCGCATCAAAggagggtttgatttgttggacgtgggatttggatattttttggttaaatttgatattgCTGGGGATCGTGAGAAAGTCATTCTTGGTGGTCCGTGGTTGATAGACGGTCACTATGTTGCAGTAAAGCCATGGGATGTGGATTTTAGGCCATGCTAAAAATCCTTTGGATCAATGTTGGTATGGATTCGAGTCTCGGAActtccaatttggtgctaccaggaACAAGCAATGCTGCGAATTGCTTCTGTAATTGGGATTCCGGTGAAAGTAGATTTGGCTACTAAGCTTGCAGAAAGAGGAAAATATGCCCGAgcttgtgttcaaattaatcttgagttgcctgtaatcaaacatattatagtggagggtgtgacttatgaagtggagtacgagagtttacagttgatttgtgctacttgtgcacggtatgggcatgataaatcgttgtgcatggagaaggagtccttggaaggaaacataaattcctttggtgatggaaaaaataatgaagccccaacactagtgccacacaacaatcatgagattcaaaaagaggctgaatcagaagctcgtgatttgggtgagaaattaggagttgttaaaggGAAGGATGTGGTTACGGAATCATTGGCTCCTCACATGCCTGATGGTCTTGTTAATgaggcatgcatggatgatggagagggctggcaacaagtgctgcgtaagaaaaaatttacaatgggccagtcatcaggtttgaaggatcaagatggaaagcagcacaagtttggttcgagaagggtccaaggcccaatttgcatggtgatggaggcaaatcaactggcattaggatggggaagcaagaaaaacatgaaattgcgccatctccatcgcgcagaactcctgcacgtcgtggaatttctctacggaagcgtcctcggccttcctccttgcagaactcgccagttgataaaaatggtggcACAACGGAGGAAACCTTAGTAGATGGAAGCATGGCAAGTGCAATGTCAGGGTGTCCAAAGGTGGCAATTATTGAGGATCAGAGTGTGCCAGTACCGCaggacaaaccacctattgaggttggtgattctgtttagagtttatgttcttatttattctgtccctattatttatggatagtttaaatatgattgtttggaatattaggggtgcttctaataagttagcccgggtgcattgtaaggaacttgttaggaaatttagatctgttttctttattgtggttgaaactcactccccttttcagcatttaaaattattttgggaaaggttggggtatcactctgttggtatagtAGAGGCACAGGGGCACAAGGgaggtatttggtttctatcctctatgaagggtgtttgttgtaagttcattaatgcttttgatcagggtgttactgttgaggttcactttgataatttaatttggaggtgtagtggtatttatggcagtcctcaatttaataaaagggttctcctttgggattatcttgttgcacaatccatggtttttcaaggaccttggattgttcttggtgattttaatgaagtcaaattttctcatgaatctaagggctgtcaattttctcatcaaagagcagacatgtttgctacttcattaggggatagtggtttgtttgatctAAAGACTATCGGGAGGCAGTTTTCTTGGTACAGAagggtgaaaaattatgttgacgtggcaaaaaagcttgatcgagtctgtataaatagtagttggttatctatctttccagaggcttatgcagaagttttaaataggcttcagtctgatcattgccctattctggtgcgttgtaaaggtcgtcctcagcctaaagggaatcgacctttccgatttgttgctgcttgggctactcatcctgggtataaagatattgtgaaccagtcatggtggtctggtaatagaggaattcatggcaagctttcagaagtacagaagaattcactagagtttaactcgaaggtatttggtaacatttttgttaagaaatgtgaattagagcagcagattaattatttacaaaagcgtttggaagtggtggatagtatttatttgcgtcagaaagagcaacagttgcttgatgattataataatactctagtgcaagaagagctcctatggttccaaaagtccagagagcagtgggtaaggttcggggataggaatacaagattctttcatattcaaactcttgcgcgaaggaagcataataagattcatggcctttttctcaaggatggagtgtgggaaactgatccagaggttctgagtcaagaagcagagtctttctataaaagcttattatgtcatttggatgatgttgatttgggttgccttggtgatgtgcctcttccttctctgaatgaggaagcttgcaataatcttacggcaccagttactatggaggaagtcaaaacagctgtttttcacatgaactcttttaaagctccaggtccggatgggtttcaagctttcttcttcaaagaatattgggagatcattggtcttgatgtttggaagatggttaagcaggcattctccggtgttactcttgatccgagaatgttggagactttactggttctcattccaaaggttgaatcaccagtatctatgaaagatttcaggccgattagtctctgcaatgtagtttacaagatcatcacgaaggtccttgttaataggcttcgtcctcatcttgcggagattgttggcccgcttcaaggaggatttattccgggacgaggaactcctgacaacatcattattgctcaagaagtcctccactttatgaagaagactaaatcaaagaaaggtacactggcctttaagattgatctggagaaagcttatgacagagttgactggaggtttttagctcatacccttaagagctttggttttcctattcctacacttaatttg is drawn from Arachis hypogaea cultivar Tifrunner chromosome 12, arahy.Tifrunner.gnm2.J5K5, whole genome shotgun sequence and contains these coding sequences:
- the LOC112728657 gene encoding probably inactive leucine-rich repeat receptor-like protein kinase At5g48380, which encodes MGIILLYIIQAFLCFLLATVFTPGHATLTDIFCLKSIKESLEDPDNYLQSWDFSNYTEGFICRFTGVDCWHPDENRVLNLKLSNMGLKGEFPRGIRNCSSLTGLDLSINHLSGHIPSDISSILTYATTLDLSSNMFSGEIPPSLANCTFLNYLKLDDNKLSGGIPPEFASLRRLKTLSLTNNELSGPVPNFPSGRSVSYGNNRGLCGGPSLLPCSSHKHLHLHLHLTFKVALLLAFVFSFIVCVVVRTMCFRSSSRTRKHMKPAKFNHPDTLKYVCSLIRWKMRPLVYHIRQLLPLHLQHNGTQQIAVLVERLTSTMNLEELNDATESFSIDNAIGVGKMGIMYEGVLANGWHLAVKRLSDSQLFEREVLLEIRILGKLQHRNIVPLLGFCVDNKERILVYQYTSNGRLSKWLHPVESEALILTWPQRIKIALGMARALSWLHNTCNWHVVHLNVSSECVLLDESFEPKLSNFGEAKFMNPNKHDDLGMAFYVEDGKKDVFDLGSVLLELVTGKTLEELVCLSNTADLSVDPSTIYDAIDKSLIGKGFENEVFTLVKVACECIQPFPDDRPTMLQVYNSMTNVWEEKHESIDHSDMLARGLEIVSATTDSSEIVEL